tgtgtgtgtgtgtgcgtaagtaAACCTTCATGTGTGCTGTCAGGTTGTCCTTGCGTGCGCACCGGAAGGGACAGAGCTGACACTGTTGGCTCTTTAACCCCGTGTGAACTGACATGTGTCTTCTCCAGTagctcttcctcttcatccgcaGACCGCACACTGAACACTGGAATACACCTGGGGGGGGGCACGTCATGTTtctatactgtatgtttacaCTGAACACTGGAatacacctgggggggggggggggggggggggcacgtcaTGTTtccatactgtatgtttacactGAACACTGGAatacacctggggggggggggggggggcacgtcatgtttctatactgtatgtttacaCTGAACACTGGAATAcacctggggaggggggggggggggcacgtcaTGCTtctatactgtatgtttacaCTGAACACTGGAATAcacctggggaggggggggggcacgtCATGTTtctatactgtatgtttacaCTGAACACTGGAATACacctgggagggggggggggggcacgtcatgtttctatactgtatgtttacaCTGAACACTGGAatacacctgggggggggggggggcacgtcatgtttctatactgtatgtttacaCTGAACACTGGAatacacctggggggggggggggggggggcacgtcatgtttctatactgtatgtttacaCTGAACACTGGAATACACCTGGGGAGGGGGGGGCACGTCATGTTTCAATACTGTATGTTTACACTGAACACTGGAatacacctgggggggggggggcacgtcatgtttctatactgtatgtttacaCTGAACACTGGAATAcacctggggagggggggggggggcacgtcaTGTTTCTATACTGTATGTTTGCACTGAACACTGGATTACACCTGGGGGGGGGCACGTCATGTTtctatactgtatgtttacaCTGAACACTGGAatacacctgggggggggggggggggcacgtcatgtttatatactgtatgtttacacTGAACACTGGAatacacctggggggggggggggggcacgtcaTGTTTCTTACTGTATGTTTACACTGAACACTGGAATAcacctggggagggggggggggcacgtcATGTTTCTATACTGTATGTTTGCACTGTAACACTTTCCAATGAAATCcctttacacacagacacacacagtctacCTGCTGGTCCTCCAGGGTTGATTTCTCCCAGGGGGTTGGTGAACAGTAATGGATCCAGACTGGGCATCTCCACCTGGGACTGAGGAGGGGCTGAGCCCTGGTTCTTACACGGTGAAGAGATCACGGCCTGGTTCTCTGCCCGGGTTTGGTTCTCCTCTCTGGGGCTAAGCTCTGGCAACAGCCCCCTCTGGTTCTCCACTACCCTGGAGGAGCTCTGGTCTGTGAGTTGAGACTGAGGAgcgggggagaggaaggagaggaaggagtaggGGGAGGTAGAGCGATGTTGGGCTGAGCCTGTCACCTCTGACCCGGTGACCTTCGAACCCTGACCTCGCAGGTTGACCTtctgggacagggcagtgagGGCGGAGCTGGCGGAGGAGGAGGGAGCGGAGAGGGGGCTGGGGGAGGAGTCCAGGGTCAGACACACGCCCTCCTGCAACCCTGCACCTGCCGCAgctatagaggaggagagagagggagacgaggaggggataaaggaggaagagagggaggggatgaaggaggaagagagggagggagaggaggaggggataaaggaggaagagagggagggagaggaggaggggataaaggaggaagagagggagggagaggaggaggggataaaggaggaagagagggagggagaggaggaggggataaaggaggaagagagggagggagaggaggaggggataaaggaggaagagagggcgggagaggaggaggggataaaggaggaagagagggagggagaggaggaggggataaaggaggaagagagggagggagaggaggaggggataaaggaggaagagagggagggagaggagggggggataaaggaggaagagagggagggagaggaggaggggataaaggaggaagagagggagggagaggaggaggggataaaggaggaagagagggagggagaggagggggggataaaagaggaagaaagggagggagaggaagaggggataaaggaggaagaggaggggataaaggaggaagagagagaggaagaggaggaggggataaaggaggaagaggaggggataaaggaggaagaggggataaaggaggaagaggaggagggtgcCGTGGTCCTGTTGTGTAGCACAGCATTGGCTGCTGCTGCCCTTAGCCTCTGGATGGCAGAGTCAGGGGATAGGCGGCCCTCTTTACCCGCCCAGGAGCACCCGAGGCTGGGCCACACATCCAGCCCTGCCGGCCTCCCCTGGAAGTCCCTGGAGGAACACCCAGACACCTGCTGATTAGAGGAGacagcagcaggagaggaggaggaggaggagagtgtgaaagaaaaggaggaggaggagttctTGGCTACTCTCTGGGCCAGGGCGCTGAGCTGCAGAGAAtgctgggagagaggagggacatcTGGGAGTAAACCCAGTGGAGGGGAAgagtctccctctcttcctcttcctcctcctcctcctcctccttctcctccttctctccttcctcccttcatCCTTCCCTCTCCGCCCAGGGTCGTAACCCCGGGCTCCAGGGCACAGGGTGGGCTGGAAGATAGCTCTCTACCCAGGCCTTGGAGAGGGTTCCCCCCACACAGCAGGgccaggatggaggagagggacaggtccTTTCCCAGAGGGTTATCCGTGGTGTCCTGGCCTAACCCCAGACCCAGGCCTCGATCCTGGACgaccatggaggaggaggtgggtgtTGTGGTAGCGTTGTGGTCCAGGGGGTTGGAGgtcagagggatggaggaggaggtgggtgttgctgtagtgttgtggtccagGGGGTTGGAGgtcagagggatggaggaggaggtgggggttGGGGTAGCGTTGTGGTCCAGGGGGTTGGAGgtcagagggatggaggaggaggtgggtctTGGGGTAGTGTTGTGGTCCAGGGGGTTGGAGgtcagagggatggaggaggaggtgggtgtTGGGGTAGCGTTGTGGTCCAGGGGGTTGGAGGTCAGAGGGATGAAGGAGGAGGTGGGTGTTGGGGTAGCGTTGTGGCCCAGGGGGTTGGAGgtcagagggatggaggaggaggtgggtgtTGGGGTAGTGTTGTGGTCCAGGGGGTTGGAGgtcagagggatggaggaggaggtgggggttGGGGTAGCGTTGTGGTCCAGGGGGTTGGAGgtcagagggatggaggaggaggtgggtctTGGGGTAGTGTTGTGGTCCAGGGGGTTGGAGgtcagagggatggaggaggaggtgggtgtTGGGGTAGCGTTGTGGTCCAGGGGGTTGGAGGTCAGAGGGATGAAGGAGGAGGtgggtgttgtggtagtgttgtggtccAGGGGGTTGGAGgtcagagggatggaggaggaggtgggtgtTGGGGTAGCGTTGTGGTCCAGGGGGTTGGAGgtcagagggatggaggaggaggtgggtgttgctgtagtgttgtggtccagGGGGTTGGAGgtcagagggatggaggaggaggtgggtgtTGGGGTAGTGTTGTGGTCCAGGGGGTTGGAGgtcagagggatggaggaggaggtgggtgtTGGGGTCAGAGATGGGGGAGGtttgggggaggaggggtgtgtaGAGGTCAGAGATGGGGGAGGtttgggggaggaggggtgtgtaGAGGTCAGAGATGGGGGAGGtttgggggaggaggggtgtgttCTTTCCTCTGTATCACTGACACAGCTCATCTCTTCTTCTACTGTGACTGTGTCTGCCGCCGGGGCCTTATCCCCAtctgatagagagagggggagagagggggagggaaagggagagagagggagagaaagggagagaaagagtgagagagagaaagtgaccaTGCTCCAGCAGCAGAGAGATTACACATGATCAAAGGTCATGAATATTCATGAGATCACACATTACATCTTTTGAAGCCTATACATCAGACGTTATGATTGGCTCGCTGGTGACACTACCCTATGCTACAGACGTTATGATTGGCTCGCTGGTGACACTACCCTATGTTACAGACGTTATGATTGGCTCGCTGGTGACACTACCCTATGTTACAGACGTTATGATTGGCTCGCTGGTGACACTACCCTATGTTACAGACGTTATGATTGGCTCGCTGGTGACACTACCCTATGTTACAGACGTTATGATTGGCTCGCTGGTGACACTACCCTATGTTACAGACGTTATGATTGGCTCGCTGGTGACACTACCCTATGTTACAGACGTTATGATTGACTCGCTGGTGACACTACCCTATGTTACAGACGTTATGATTGGCTCGCTGGTGACACTACCCTATGTTACAGACGTTATGATTGGCTCGCTGGTGACACTACCCTATGTTACAGACGTTATGATTGGCTCGCTGGTGACACTACCCTATGCTACAGACGTTATGATTGGCTCGCTGGTGACACTACCCTATGTTACAGACGTTATGATTGGCTCGCTGGTGACACTACCCTATGTTACAGACGTTATGATTGGCGGGGAAACAGAGTTGACCTCAGATCAGACAGTAGTCTACTGTACAGCTTTATGAAATGACCTCAGATCAGACAGTAGTCTACTGTACAGCTTTATGAAATGACCTCAGATCAGACAGTAGTCTACTGTACAGTGTTATGAAATGACCTCAGATCAGACAGTAGTCTACTGTACAGTGTTATGAAATGACCTCAGATCAGACAGTAGTCTACTGTACAGTGTTATGAAATGATCTCAGATCAGACAGTAGTCTACTGTACAGCTTTATGAAATGACCTCAGATCAGACAGTAGTCTACTGTACAGTGTTATGAAATGACCTCAGATCAGACAGTAGTCTACTGTACAGTGTTATGAAATGATCTCAGATCAGACAGTAGTCTACTGTACAGCTTTATGAAATGACCTCAGATCAGACAGTAGTCTACTGTACAGTGTTATGAAATGACCTCAGATCAGACAGTAGTCTACTGTACAGTGTTATGAAATGACCTCAGATCAGACAGTAGTCTACTGTACAGCTTTATGAAATGACCTCAGATCAGACAGTAGTCTACTGTACAGCTTTATGAAATGACCTCAGATCAGACAGTAGTCTACTGTACAGTGTTATGAAATGACCTCAGATCAGACAGTAGTCTACTGTACAGTGTTATGAAATGACCTCAGATCAGACAGTAGTCTACTGTACAGCTTTATGAAATGACCTCAGATCAGACAGTAGTCTACTGTACAGCTTTATGAAATGACCTCAGATCAGACAGTAGTCTACTGTACAGTGTTATGAAATGACCTCAGATCAGACAGTAGTCTACTGTACAGTGTTATGAAATGACCTCAGATCAGACAGTAGTCTACTGTACAGTGTTATGAAATGACCTCAGATCAGACAGTAGTCTACTGTACAGTGTTATAAAATGACCTCAGATCAGACAGTAGTCTACTGTACAGTGTTATGAAACATGGTTGGAGGGATTATGGATGGATCGAGGGAtggatggctggagggagggataggatgggtggctggatggctgactgactgactgactggctggctgcctggTCACATGCAGGCCAGGCCCGGCTCCAGGATGACATGCCTGAGGGGGGCATTTTAAAGTAACAAATAGTATTGCTTTAGAGCTTTAGAGCCCTAATAACACCATGTAGATTGGTACTGCTGCTGTTCCAATAGTCCGggcagccatttgattagctgttcaggagtcttatggcttgggggttagaagctgtttagaagcctcttgaaccgaagacttggcgctccggtaccgtttgccgtgcggtagcagagagaacagtctatgactagggtggctggagtctttgaccatttttagggccttcctctgacaccgcctggtatagtggtcctggatggcaggaagcttggccccggtgatgtactgggctgtactcactaccctcggcagtgccttgcggtcggagaccgagcagttgccgtaccaggatgATGCAACCTGGATGATGCaaagtgatgcaacctgtcagaatggtgctctcgatggtgctgctgtaaaaccttttgaggatctgaggacccatgccaaatcttctcagtctcctgagggagggggggggaataggtaatccttttcctgtagtccacaatcatctcttttgtcttgctcacattgagggagaggttgttgtcctggcaccacactgcaggtctctgacctcctccctttaggctgtctcatctttgtcaggtctctgatctcctccctataggctgtctcatcgttgtcaggtctctgacctcctccctataggccgtctcatcgttgtcaggtctctgacctcctccctataggccgtctcatcgttgtcaggtctctgacctcctccctataggctgtctcatcgttgtcaggtctctgacctcctccctataggctgtctcatcgttgtcaggtctctgatctcctccctataggctgtctcgtcgttgtgggtgatcagacctaccactgttgtgatggtgttggagtagtgcctggctgtgcagtcatgagtgaacagggagtacaggaggggactgagcacgcacccctgaggggcccccgtgttgaggatcagtgtggcggatgtgttgttacctacccttaccacttgggggcggcccgtcaggaagtccaggatctagttgcagagggaggtgtttagtcccaggatccttagcttagtgatgagctttgagggcactgtagtgttgaacgctgagctgtagtcaatgaacagcattttcacataggtgttccttttgtccaggtgagaaagggcagtgtggagtgcaatagagattgcatcatctgtggatctgttggggcggtgtgtgaattggagtgggtctagggtttcctggatgatggtgttgatgtgagccatgaccagcctttcaaagcacttcatggctactgacgtgagtgctacggggcggttatcatttaggcaggttaccttcgctttcttgggcacagggactatggtggtctgcttaaaacatgttggtatgacagactcggtcagggacatgttgaaaatgtagtgaagacacttgccagttggtcagcgcatgctcggagtacacgtcctggttatccgtctggccctgcgaccttgtgaatgttgacctgtttaaaggtcgtaCAGTTCAATAACAAGCAAATGTGTAACCCCTGTGCTTGTCATGCAGAATTCAACGCTGGGCTGTACAACATGCTAAAAAAGGTAGGGAGCTTGGGTCTTAGAAACGACTGGAGGGATTAAACTAGAAAAAGAGTGGGTGGAATGTACAGTAAATTAGCATATTTTATGAAAATATGCTAAAAACAACAACAGAGCACTCAGGAAAAAAAAGGGTTTTGAACATGAACCAATCCTTGTCAACGAGGCTAAAGAGGACACCCAGGTTAACACTCACCCAGGTTAACACTCACCCAGGTTAACGCTCACCCAGGTTAACACTCACCCAGGTTAACGCTCACCCAGGTTAACGCTCACCCAGGTTAACGCTCACCCAGGTTAACACTCACCCAGGTTAACACTCACCCAGGTTAACACTCACCCAGGTTAACACTCACCCAGGTTAACACTCACCCAGGTTAACACTCAAAatggaaaaaaaagaaaaagaaaataggCACTATAGAACAGAAGGAGGCTAAACATACATAAGACTCGTGGCTTTGAGCCAGAAGTTGACTCTCAGGAGTTAAATGGACATGGACAGAGGCATTGTGGGTAGGTTTTGAAAACTAAGGCaggacatccccccccccccccccccccacacttttTACCTTCACAGCACATAACAAGTTTGTAATCTGATTATGTGCTTCGTATACGTAGACACGATACATATATTATCATATGTGTTCTGCTGTAGCCTACAttgatttatttgatttgaaattatATTCAGATATTGTGATATTTGGTCTTGTAAGCCCCTGTGTGCATATTGGCTAGTGTTCTGCAGTGTCTAGAAAATGAGACTCTAAAGAAATGCAGACTACTGCAGCTACATTCAAGTATGTGGGCATACTGCAGTGACGTCTAAAATGCTGTCCATTTCatcaccatagatagtaggctactttaCTCTGCTGCTCTGCTACAttgtgtttgacacttttttttctctctatgTGTTCTGGTACCCCCCCACCCTGTGCTCACTATGTGTTCTGGTACCCCCCCACCCCATGCTCACTATGTGTTCTGGTACCCCCCCACCCCTGTGCTCACTATGTGTTCTGGTACCCCCCCACCCCGTGCTCACTATGTGTtctggtaccccccccccccaccccgtgCTCACTATGTGTTCTggtaccccccccacccccccaccccatgcTCACTATGTGTTCCgataccccccccacccccccaccccgtgCTCACTATGTGTtctggtacccccccccccaccccgtgCTCACTATGTGTtctggtacccccccccccccccaccccgtgCTCACTATGTGTTCtggtaccccccccccaccccgtgCTCACTATGTGTTCtggtaccccccccccaccccgtgCTCACTATGTGTtctggaacccccccccccccccccaccccgtgCTCACTATGTGTTCTGGTACCCCCCCACGCCCCCACCCCATGCTCACTATGTGTTCCGGTACCCCCCCCACCCCGTGCTCACTATGTGTTCtggtaccccccccccaccccgtgCTCACTATGTGTTCTggtacccccccccacccctgtgCTCACTATGTGTTCTGGTACCCCCCCCGTGCTCACTATGTGTTCTggtaccccccccaccccccaccccgtgCTCACTATGTGTtctggtaccccccccccccccaccccgtgCTCACTATGTGTtctggtacccccccccccccccaccccgtgCTCACTATGTGTTctggtaacccccccccccccccccaccccctgctCACTATGTGTtctggtacccccccccccccccccaccccgtgCTCACTATGTGTTCTGGTACCCCCCCCgtgcgattacagccttgagtcttgggtatgaagctacaagcttggaaaACCTGTTTtcggggagtttatcccattcttctctgcagatcctctcaagctctatcaggttggatggggagcgtcgctgcacagctattttcaagtctctctagagatgttcgatcaggatcatgtccgggctctggctgggccactcaaggacatttagacacttgtcccgaagttactcctgcattttcttggctgtgcacttagggtcgttgtctgcAGTCATAAGcacactggagcaggttttcatcaaggatctctctgtactttgctacattcatctttcccttgatcctgactagtctcccagtccctgccgctgaaaaacatccccacagcatgatgctgccaccaccatgcttcaccgtagggatggtgtctggtttactccagacgtgatgcttggccttcaggccaaagagttcaatcttggtttcatcagaccagagaatcttgtttctcatggtctgagagtctttaggtgccttttcctgaggagtggcttccgtcaaccactctaccataaaggcctgattggtggagttctacagagatggttgtccttctggaaggttctctcatctccacagaggaactctggagctttctcaaagtgaccatcgggttcttggtcacctccctgaccaaggcccttctcccctgattgctcagtttggcggggcggccagatctaggacgagtcttggtggttccaaacttcttccatgatcaatggaaacaggatgcacctgagctaaattgtgagtctcatagcaaaaagtctgaatacttatgtaaataaggtatttctgtttttttaatttgtaatacatttgcaaacatttctaaaaacctgtttcgctttgtcattatgggaaattgtgcgtagattgatgaggggaaaaaacgatttcatccattttagaataaggctgtaacgtaacaaaacgttgAAAAgggggaaagggtctgaatagtttccgaatgcacaaaatatttttaaaaaacagtAAATTTAATTTTTaactgcactgcccctttaataTTTCAGTCACCAGTGCCTTCTCTCCCCAAAGCGTTTCAAAATTCAGCATCGCAGTTTCTCAACGCACGCATAACATTCTGCGGGGCAAGTTAGACACCGGTGTGCAGATCAGTAGCTTCAAACTGCAGTGACTTGTTTTTGGAGGGTAAGGAGTCATGTTAGCAATATAAATGTAAAGCTCTTGGCACTGCTTTCAATAAGCCTGGGGCAGCACTTCCCTGATAGAtcacaatataaaaaaataattgtaaaaaaaacatatatatatatccacagcACACCACACCCACCCCAAAACATCTTCCCGCAGGCCATGCCTCAAGTCTCTGATATGCGCGAGTAGATTAGATTTCACCAATCATCTCTGTGATGTTGTCACTTGATTTCCGTGGCCACTTCCTCAGTGTACTGtgcaatctactatcccccaaggtagaaaagttgacctattttattggtcagcttgtggagaaagaaatagcctattccaaactgactctgggacagttgtgggacaccccccctcccctccacaacCAGGGCACACCAGGCGAACCAGGGCACCCACACTTAAGCACCTTTCCTCGGACACTAAAGACTATAGCCCCGCTGTTACGAACCGCGTGCACCTGGTGACCCAAAATGGCCTTCGTGCACCTGGTATCCCAAATTCATACTACCAGGAGGCATAGGCTTGCTCTACTCATCGACAAATTCAACTGGGGATCATCAGCAAGCATATATCTTGAACCAAATACAATACATTTAGTATTGTCCTCCAaatccaaatcccaccaacatcagccgggtcagagcgcaactggtccttgtttgggaacacacaccacGCAACAGGCTGGCCAATACAAGAGTTGAAAAATCGGTGTCCATCCGGGCAGATtttaggctttttgagcctgacaacgagccatcctcaacaaggttggaaagtgacagtgaagatgaggcctcagagtccgatgttcaagaggtggacattgaggaggttcaggaagaagacatggaagcctgagaggaagacaaccaaagctttagtttctagactaccATTTTacaaaacgtttttgggagatgtgaTGGATCATTATtgggggatcattcaatattccctttctctgtagttcagtgaaatcatcccatgtgaagagtcaactcatttaattaaagttcaattcgtaactaaatcgtTTTTaaaatttctattggaaggatttaataatttgtAATGATGTCTATTTATGATAaagtaaaaggtttatgtttctgtctccatatgatatggtaaatatatccaatgcaaaaaacatctacatttaaaaggtattaatattaatttgcatatattttcgttaattcccatatattcccgttaattcccatatattcccgttaattcccactgaaagtttccacctctgaatattccccagaATGTGCAAGCCTAGGTTTATGACATGGAGCCATCAGTTGGAATCATAGCATTCCTCAACTTGTCCACTTTGTTCGTAAAATATGAATTAAAGTAGTTTGCGATGCCGTGTGGttttgtaataaataaataaaataaataaataaataaaccctCTGATTCAACAAAAGAGGCCAGACATGTTCGAATTCCTACCCATAATAGCATTCAACGTTCTCCACAGTTTTTTCCCCCATTTACTGATAGAATCACTTCTTCTTTCATTGTTTAGCTTGGTCACAATATTTCTTAATTTACAATAACTTTGCTTATCAAACAGAGTGCCAGATTTATCTGCTACTGTTTGGGTCTTTTAACGTTGAATCATGACATTTCCCAGCTCATCATCAATCCACGGGGCACCGTTTGACCTCACAGTGCATTTTCTTAAAGGGGGCGTGCTTATCAGCTATACTCATAAATAATTTCATAAATGAATTTATTGACATTTCAGGATCATTCTTACTACACACTTCTAACCATTGCACATTCTTAATCTCATCCACAAATGAGTTctgattgaaccctctgtaggACCTGCAGTAGATTACCTTAGGGCCAGCCTTTGGTATTGTAGTTTTCCTAGTGAgtgagtcctgattgaaccctctgtaAGACCTGCGGTAGATTACCTTAGGGCCAGCCTTTGGTATTGTAGTTTTCCTAGTGAgtgagtcctgattgaaccctctgtaAGACCTGCGGTAGATTACCTTAGGGCCAGCCTTTGGTATTATAGTTTTCCTAGTGAgtgagtcctgattgaaccctctgtaAGACCTGCGGTAGATTACCTTAGGGCCAGCCTTTGGTATTATAGTTTTCCTAGTGAgtgagtcctgattgaaccctctgtaAGACCTGCGGTAGATTACCTTAGGGCCAGCCTTTGGTATTATAGTTTTCCTAGTGAgtgagtcctgattgaaccctctgtaggGACCTGCGGTAGATTACCTTAGGGGCAGCCTTGGTTATTGTAGTTAACCTAGTGAGTCCTGATTGAAGCCTCTGTAAGACCTGAGGTAGATTACATTAGCGCAAGCCTTTCGGGATTTTAGTTTTCCTAGTGAGTGcaacataacctaaaaggccgctcagcaaagcaGAAGCCACactccaaacccgccataaaaaagccagactacggtttgcaaatgcacatggggacaaatatcgtacttttggagaaatacc
Above is a genomic segment from Salvelinus fontinalis isolate EN_2023a chromosome 36, ASM2944872v1, whole genome shotgun sequence containing:
- the LOC129835564 gene encoding uncharacterized protein LOC129835564 isoform X3; translation: MPRKKQDQPQRLGLQSHGDKAPAADTVTVEEEMSCVSDTEERTHPSSPKPPPSLTSTHPSSPKPPPSLTSTHPSSPKPPPSLTPTPTSSSIPLTSNPLDHNTTPTPTSSSIPLTSNPLDHNTTATPTSSSIPLTSNPLDHNATPTPTSSSIPLTSNPLDHNTTTTPTSSFIPLTSNPLDHNATPTPTSSSIPLTSNPLDHNTTPRPTSSSIPLTSNPLDHNATPTPTSSSIPLTSNPLDHNTTPTPTSSSIPLTSNPLGHNATPTPTSSFIPLTSNPLDHNATPTPTSSSIPLTSNPLDHNTTPRPTSSSIPLTSNPLDHNATPTPTSSSIPLTSNPLDHNTTATPTSSSIPLTSNPLDHNATTTPTSSSMVVQDRGLGLGLGQDTTDNPLGKDLSLSSILALLCGGNPLQGLGRELSSSPPCALEPGVTTLGGEGRMKGGRREGGEGGGGGGGRGREGDSSPPLGLLPDVPPLSQHSLQLSALAQRVAKNSSSSFSFTLSSSSSSPAAVSSNQQVSGCSSRDFQGRPAGLDVWPSLGCSWAGKEGRLSPDSAIQRLRAAAANAVLHNRTTAPSSSSSFIPSSSFIPSSSSFIPSSSSSLSSSFIPSSSSFIPSSSPSLSSSFIPPSSPSLSSSFIPSSSPSLSSSFIPSSSPSLSSSFIPPSSPSLSSSFIPSSSPSLSSSFIPSSSPSLSSSFIPSSSPALSSSFIPSSSPSLSSSFIPSSSPSLSSSFIPSSSPSLSSSFIPSSSPSLSSSFIPSSSPSLSSSFIPSLSSSFIPSSSPSLSSSIAAAGAGLQEGVCLTLDSSPSPLSAPSSSASSALTALSQKVNLRGQGSKVTGSEVTGSAQHRSTSPYSFLSFLSPAPQSQLTDQSSSRVVENQRGLLPELSPREENQTRAENQAVISSPCKNQGSAPPQSQVEMPSLDPLLFTNPLGEINPGGPAGVFQCSVCGLRMKRKSYWRRHMSVHTGLKSQQCQLCPFRCARKDNLTAHMKVHRQQEKGEEFQCDLCPFTSLRLFSLKLHMRRHQRTNARDTTTPTQETHTERDREGQEERETDEEREKVGEMKNEEDREGKSHSPEQAVLKPGCRVQLSPRPLDIVLCYSSSQTPLYPATVKQEALEGEREGERQGEREGERQGERQGERQGERQGERQGEREGERQGEREAERQGEREGERDKEVCVKEEPQEREFSTPLLSHRLSPLPPSLTLKRNRRKANTPTDSPSPPQRRTHTPNTHTPSPLTHTPLTHIPIMIPMATSLFSPDINTKTASDLLIKLSATQQAGVEPGYVVKQEPQEEGLSPGQQQQAGEPGLALSPDGPGASPEHPTSHLTRPEEERERCLLEQDISVTVASELLRRLSEKQEVVVQGLKVKEEEEPMEIDPLTPSVTPDHVLTPGERAAPGRGAPLLPKEEEDMFQRDLFSQDISVKMASALLYQLSEKVCKANELKGNGSLSSPVVEKPFTHTRPDQREPTQPSPDKPQHVVSRYRCPVCSHQAQCQRSLNHHLASHTAKTHTTCFNYYYRCHVCGFELEGRSLFLGHMTEHSEWERDAFTLRCSVCDHSTSEERVMRTHASCHTPGEAARQDYLQTHLLGGHTHKDLPDGRDIPQSGELRCPLCSFSTSRPVSMVTHMRSSHSTTDQHCCRICQRSFSGQPELQAHVRCHRQGNQYRCERCGHLARTANKLIEHVRVHTGERPFTCDLCPYSAKRRDSLRLHCRLKHPEHTPSHTHTPSHTHTPSHGHTHGHTHTPSHGHTHTPSHRNTPAGQHMHRSALNPLSSSSLSSWFRGSDLSPLVPLTTLLSLRPLSSPRPSSPSRSSSPSPKLSFLAYLGLTEPT